Proteins from a genomic interval of Schaalia odontolytica:
- a CDS encoding Ig-like domain-containing protein: MKKARQSRNTWTKRIPAIAVLVVSAMLCVLAVVYRGVEVTQVSVDDGGIWVTNQDRKLVGHLNYDSLMLDGTVAVKSASFDIGQAGGDVTLGEAVTRTVSPVRPTSFSIGQAVTLPEKAIQVQGGPVLAVLDPNEGLLWAGKADEPASMSFTREDAAAKDLSDAVVTVSRSGKIFAYSPDSSTLVTMEQEGQTWRSKTTTIKGFQGPGPLSITAVGDKPVIYDQGGNSLVTPDGKVRDLGEDHITGAVLQAPGDEASGVLLATGDELVTVPLSGQGVTRQPASDQGLTGTPAPPVFHRGCAYGAWAGSGAFVRACTDASRNQAQTVPTLAEAASAVFRTNRTRIVLNDVSTGTLWLPDKNMVVVNNWDQIPTEEQEEEDTPTPDQREQVSEPEHNDKNTPPEAVDDEFGIRPGRSTMLPVLDNDSDDDGDVLTARAVSEPEFGTIARTRGGRALQITDVPETMTAGSTSFTYEASDGLAGATANVKVTIHPWSQNEGPRQMKHPVIKVGANAQVEYNLLSDWIDPDGDQFFLKEVSAPDGMSAQFSEDGTVQIRDLGSGVGVKSVSVTLSDGRAETVGDLQVSVQEAGNVPPVARADFYVARVGEPLILDPVSNDTDPNGDPLSLVAAGAPPVGTSVSADLARGTLTFTGSVPGSFQFTYTVSDGPSTTVGVIRVDVVADDTNALPIAEDDLSVLPSGGASLVAPLANDTDPSGGVLVVQSIDVPAKSGLEVTLIERHLLRVTAPGGLTDVTSFTYTVSNGSGSATAQVSVIPTEAQSEEQPPQAAPDSAKVRADDIGSVSVLANDRSPIGLSLSLDPDVEVLAGSELGRVFVTGNQVRLAAGSEPGVVRVSYTVVDSAGNRATTTVTFEIVAASAANSAPVPKPLSAWAVQGQMSRIPVPLTGIDPDGDSVALVGIDQPPAKGSVVLGTEWLEYTPSDDATGTDTFSYIVEDRLGVQGRARVRVGIAPPGSENHNPTAVPDSVTVRPGREVRVNVLANDLDADGDALSVETDPATVTVSNPAAAVSVAEEAVTVKAPDSNGVFVVAFQIQDGRGGRAQGQLTVTVDAEAPLRAPIARDDVVSVADLPSDSKPVSVAVLANDEDPDGTIDALSVSSDASSVSVSGQNLSITPDARRRLVVYTATDPDGLSASAVVTVPGTDLLAPRLDTARVPVAMRAGSTLTLDIGDYVLVRDRSRSPVITDAGSVASSGGLNSVTLQDATHLVLSAPEDASGRASVSFTVRDGGADDASALSATLTIPITIQPARNLPPRLTPTPIVIGQGESVTVDLTQMVDDPDDQAKSSFDYRVTKVPGGVDVSLDGHAMTVSGKKDQPKGPVGAITVSVDDGSGAVSADIPVTIVKSSKPLVTTTDARVKINAGQTAEVNLAEYTTNPFPEPLVVLDASVHVGQGTASGNGNTLLVTPKAGFHGDMIVVYRVMDATNDPDRVVQGRVIVKVLDRPDPPENVVATAYGPGTAFITFEASAPNGGTISGYTVTDLNSGETFKTHNPGVQVTGLSNGEYHRFTVVAHNEAGTSDPSAPSAQVLIDVAPEQMAAPTVTGADSALDITWSAPKNNGSPIKSYTINVAGNTSGKTYTYTAGPGETHKRLDGLRNGEMYTVSIQAHNGAETPSVPSPGAANYPHGAPDVAQAVSASATNVDPHNSSRAVVTVSWQVGASGGRGWGPTTVTVGNTTVQAPAGATQVDVPNVEPGANLPVTVTLSNSDRDTSAPAYASTSVATTPAPIAPPRLSGTGGGMELRVDGLAVVPGNGFDAGSLTLRYAWSEDTCAGGQPITNGTSIRVDSWQTHTVYFCQTGLGVGGRPAVSSVVSASAAPTGKPSQVGVSITNVGTNSATVRWDSVPANPGVSQIRVSLGSQTQVVSGGATEATFSGLAQGGYYEATVTAVNSAGETTMPKHPSVVTKLDVAATWVAACQGGEKHFGGGDCHTFSLSAPGWTGSSVTHVCTVRSDSDNATEEVTVNGPGPIPSRVATKAGSEAAFNAGNYIVGECRPKG; the protein is encoded by the coding sequence ATGAAGAAGGCGCGTCAATCGCGAAACACCTGGACGAAGCGGATCCCTGCCATCGCCGTTCTCGTGGTGTCGGCGATGCTGTGCGTGCTCGCTGTCGTCTACCGCGGCGTCGAGGTCACCCAGGTGAGCGTCGACGACGGGGGCATCTGGGTGACGAACCAGGACCGCAAGCTCGTGGGCCACCTCAACTACGACTCCCTCATGCTGGACGGCACCGTCGCCGTCAAATCCGCGTCCTTCGACATCGGCCAGGCCGGAGGGGACGTGACGCTCGGAGAGGCCGTGACGCGCACGGTCTCCCCCGTGCGGCCGACCTCCTTCTCCATCGGGCAGGCGGTGACGCTGCCCGAGAAAGCGATCCAGGTCCAGGGAGGACCCGTCCTGGCGGTGCTCGACCCCAACGAGGGGCTCCTGTGGGCTGGCAAGGCCGACGAACCCGCGTCGATGTCCTTCACGCGCGAGGACGCCGCAGCCAAGGACCTCAGCGACGCCGTCGTGACCGTGTCCCGCTCGGGCAAGATCTTCGCCTACTCTCCCGATTCCTCCACGCTGGTGACGATGGAACAGGAGGGCCAGACGTGGCGCTCCAAGACCACCACGATCAAGGGATTCCAGGGGCCGGGTCCCCTCTCGATCACCGCGGTCGGCGATAAGCCCGTCATCTACGACCAGGGAGGCAACAGCCTCGTCACTCCCGACGGGAAGGTGCGAGACCTGGGCGAGGACCACATCACCGGAGCGGTCCTGCAGGCCCCCGGGGACGAGGCCTCGGGCGTTCTCCTGGCCACCGGCGACGAACTCGTGACCGTGCCCCTGAGCGGGCAGGGAGTGACGCGCCAGCCGGCCTCGGACCAGGGGCTCACGGGCACGCCCGCCCCGCCGGTCTTCCACCGCGGCTGCGCCTACGGCGCGTGGGCCGGCTCGGGCGCGTTCGTTCGCGCCTGCACGGACGCGTCTCGCAACCAGGCCCAGACGGTGCCGACCCTCGCCGAGGCCGCCTCCGCGGTCTTCCGCACGAACCGCACGCGCATCGTCCTCAACGACGTCTCGACGGGCACGCTGTGGCTCCCCGACAAGAACATGGTCGTGGTCAACAACTGGGATCAGATCCCCACCGAGGAGCAGGAAGAAGAGGACACGCCCACCCCCGACCAGCGCGAGCAGGTCTCGGAGCCGGAGCACAACGACAAGAACACGCCGCCCGAGGCCGTGGATGACGAGTTCGGCATCCGCCCAGGCCGCTCCACGATGCTGCCCGTTTTGGACAACGACTCCGACGACGACGGCGACGTTCTCACGGCGCGGGCCGTGTCCGAACCCGAGTTCGGCACGATCGCGCGCACCAGGGGAGGGCGCGCCCTGCAGATCACGGACGTGCCGGAGACCATGACCGCGGGTTCCACGTCCTTCACCTACGAGGCCTCGGACGGCCTCGCGGGCGCCACGGCGAACGTGAAGGTGACGATCCACCCGTGGAGCCAGAACGAGGGACCCCGGCAGATGAAGCACCCTGTCATCAAGGTGGGGGCGAACGCCCAGGTCGAATACAACCTCCTGTCGGACTGGATCGACCCCGACGGCGACCAGTTCTTCCTCAAGGAGGTCAGCGCGCCCGACGGCATGTCGGCTCAGTTCTCCGAGGACGGCACCGTCCAGATCCGCGACCTGGGGTCGGGCGTCGGGGTGAAGTCCGTGAGCGTCACCCTCTCCGACGGGCGCGCCGAGACGGTGGGCGACCTGCAGGTGAGCGTGCAGGAGGCTGGCAACGTGCCTCCCGTGGCGCGGGCGGACTTCTACGTCGCGCGGGTGGGCGAGCCCCTCATCCTCGACCCCGTCTCGAACGACACCGACCCCAACGGCGACCCCCTGTCCCTCGTCGCGGCGGGCGCCCCGCCGGTCGGCACCTCCGTGTCCGCGGACCTGGCGCGCGGGACGCTGACCTTCACCGGGTCCGTGCCCGGATCCTTCCAGTTCACCTACACGGTCTCGGACGGGCCCTCCACGACGGTGGGCGTGATCCGCGTGGACGTCGTCGCCGATGACACGAACGCCCTGCCGATCGCGGAGGACGACCTGTCGGTGCTTCCCAGCGGCGGCGCCTCCCTCGTCGCCCCGCTCGCCAACGACACGGATCCGTCGGGCGGCGTCCTGGTCGTGCAGTCGATCGACGTGCCCGCCAAGTCCGGCCTTGAGGTGACCCTGATCGAGCGTCACCTGCTGAGGGTCACCGCCCCCGGTGGTCTGACCGACGTCACCTCCTTCACGTACACGGTGTCTAACGGTTCCGGTTCGGCCACCGCGCAGGTCAGCGTCATCCCAACCGAGGCGCAGAGCGAGGAGCAGCCTCCCCAGGCGGCGCCCGATTCGGCGAAGGTGCGCGCCGACGACATCGGTTCGGTGAGCGTCCTGGCCAACGACCGCTCGCCGATCGGCCTGTCGCTGAGCCTCGACCCCGACGTGGAGGTCCTGGCCGGGTCGGAGCTGGGCCGAGTCTTTGTCACCGGGAACCAGGTGCGCCTGGCCGCGGGCTCGGAGCCGGGCGTCGTGCGGGTGAGCTACACGGTCGTCGACTCGGCGGGCAACCGCGCGACCACGACCGTCACCTTCGAGATCGTGGCCGCAAGCGCCGCGAACAGCGCTCCCGTGCCCAAGCCGCTGAGCGCCTGGGCCGTCCAGGGGCAGATGAGCCGCATCCCGGTGCCCCTGACGGGCATCGACCCGGACGGCGACTCCGTTGCCCTCGTCGGCATCGATCAGCCACCGGCGAAGGGAAGCGTCGTCCTGGGCACCGAGTGGCTGGAATACACGCCGAGCGACGACGCGACCGGCACGGATACCTTCTCCTACATCGTCGAGGACCGCCTCGGCGTCCAGGGGCGCGCCCGAGTGCGCGTGGGCATCGCTCCGCCCGGATCCGAGAACCACAATCCGACGGCCGTCCCGGACTCGGTGACGGTGCGCCCGGGGCGCGAGGTGCGCGTCAACGTGCTGGCCAACGACCTGGACGCGGACGGCGACGCGCTGTCCGTGGAGACCGACCCGGCCACCGTGACGGTGTCCAACCCGGCGGCAGCCGTGTCCGTGGCCGAGGAAGCGGTCACCGTCAAGGCCCCCGACTCCAACGGAGTCTTCGTCGTCGCCTTCCAGATTCAGGACGGACGCGGGGGACGCGCCCAGGGGCAGCTGACCGTGACGGTGGACGCCGAGGCGCCGCTGCGCGCTCCGATCGCCCGCGACGACGTGGTATCGGTGGCCGACCTGCCCTCCGACTCCAAGCCCGTGAGCGTGGCCGTGCTGGCCAACGACGAGGATCCCGACGGCACGATCGACGCGCTCAGCGTGTCCTCCGACGCCTCGAGCGTGAGCGTGTCCGGGCAGAACCTGTCCATCACCCCCGATGCCCGCCGACGCCTCGTCGTCTACACGGCGACCGACCCCGACGGCCTGAGCGCGAGTGCCGTCGTCACCGTTCCGGGCACGGACCTTTTGGCCCCGCGCCTGGATACCGCGCGCGTCCCGGTGGCGATGCGAGCCGGGTCCACGCTGACCCTGGACATCGGCGACTATGTCCTCGTGCGCGACCGCTCGCGTTCCCCGGTCATCACCGACGCCGGTTCCGTCGCCTCCAGCGGCGGCCTGAATTCGGTGACCCTGCAGGATGCAACCCACCTGGTGCTCAGCGCCCCAGAGGATGCCTCGGGCCGGGCCTCGGTGTCCTTCACGGTGCGCGACGGCGGGGCGGACGACGCCTCCGCGCTCTCGGCCACCCTCACGATCCCGATCACGATTCAGCCGGCCCGTAACCTGCCGCCGCGCCTGACGCCCACCCCGATCGTCATCGGCCAGGGCGAGTCGGTGACCGTGGACCTGACCCAGATGGTCGACGACCCCGACGACCAGGCGAAGAGCTCCTTCGACTACCGCGTGACGAAGGTGCCCGGAGGCGTGGACGTGTCGCTCGACGGGCACGCCATGACGGTGTCGGGCAAGAAGGACCAGCCCAAGGGGCCGGTCGGCGCGATCACGGTCAGCGTGGATGACGGGTCCGGCGCGGTCAGCGCCGACATCCCGGTGACGATCGTGAAGTCCTCGAAGCCGCTGGTGACCACCACGGACGCGCGCGTCAAGATCAACGCCGGGCAAACCGCGGAAGTGAACCTGGCGGAGTACACGACCAACCCCTTCCCGGAGCCGCTCGTGGTCCTGGACGCCTCCGTGCACGTGGGGCAGGGAACCGCCTCGGGCAACGGAAACACGCTGCTGGTCACGCCCAAGGCGGGCTTCCACGGCGACATGATCGTCGTCTACCGCGTCATGGACGCCACGAACGACCCCGATCGCGTCGTCCAGGGGCGCGTCATCGTCAAGGTCCTGGATCGCCCCGATCCCCCCGAGAATGTCGTGGCCACGGCCTACGGTCCGGGCACCGCGTTCATCACCTTCGAGGCGAGTGCCCCCAACGGCGGCACGATCTCCGGCTACACGGTCACCGACCTGAACTCCGGTGAGACCTTCAAGACGCACAACCCCGGCGTGCAGGTCACGGGACTGTCGAATGGGGAGTACCACAGGTTCACCGTCGTCGCGCACAACGAGGCGGGCACATCCGACCCCTCGGCGCCATCGGCCCAGGTGCTGATCGACGTGGCGCCCGAGCAGATGGCGGCACCCACCGTAACGGGGGCCGACTCGGCCCTGGACATCACCTGGAGCGCCCCGAAGAACAACGGGTCTCCGATCAAGAGCTACACGATCAACGTCGCGGGTAACACGAGTGGAAAGACCTACACCTACACGGCGGGCCCAGGGGAGACCCACAAGCGGCTCGACGGCCTGCGCAACGGCGAGATGTACACGGTGAGCATTCAGGCGCACAACGGCGCCGAAACCCCCTCGGTCCCGTCCCCCGGCGCGGCGAACTATCCGCACGGCGCGCCGGACGTGGCTCAAGCAGTGTCCGCCTCGGCGACGAACGTGGATCCGCACAACTCCTCCCGCGCGGTCGTCACTGTGAGTTGGCAAGTTGGCGCGTCGGGTGGCAGGGGCTGGGGCCCGACCACCGTGACGGTGGGGAATACTACCGTCCAAGCGCCGGCCGGGGCAACGCAGGTGGATGTTCCCAACGTGGAACCGGGCGCAAACCTCCCGGTGACGGTGACCCTCAGCAACTCCGACCGGGACACCTCGGCACCGGCGTACGCGTCGACGAGTGTCGCCACGACCCCCGCCCCGATCGCGCCACCGCGGCTGTCGGGCACCGGCGGGGGAATGGAGCTGCGCGTGGATGGCCTGGCGGTCGTCCCGGGCAACGGCTTCGACGCGGGGAGCCTGACGCTGCGCTACGCGTGGAGCGAGGACACGTGCGCGGGCGGCCAACCGATCACGAACGGTACGTCGATTCGGGTCGACAGCTGGCAGACGCACACCGTGTACTTCTGCCAGACCGGACTCGGCGTGGGAGGCAGGCCGGCCGTGTCGAGCGTCGTCTCGGCCAGCGCCGCCCCCACGGGCAAGCCCTCGCAGGTCGGTGTGTCGATCACCAACGTCGGAACGAACAGCGCCACGGTCCGCTGGGATTCGGTGCCCGCCAACCCCGGTGTCAGCCAGATCCGAGTGAGCCTGGGCTCGCAGACGCAGGTCGTCTCGGGCGGGGCGACGGAGGCAACCTTCTCCGGCCTCGCCCAGGGCGGCTACTACGAGGCGACGGTCACGGCCGTCAACTCGGCGGGTGAGACCACCATGCCAAAGCACCCGTCGGTCGTCACGAAGCTGGACGTCGCGGCGACGTGGGTGGCCGCCTGCCAGGGCGGAGAGAAACACTTTGGCGGCGGTGACTGCCACACCTTCTCGCTGAGCGCGCCCGGATGGACGGGCTCCTCCGTGACGCACGTCTGCACGGTCCGCTCCGACAGCGATAACGCCACCGAGGAGGTCACCGTCAACGGTCCCGGTCCGATCCCGTCCCGGGTCGCGACGAAGGCGGGCTCGGAGGCGGCCTTCAACGCCGGCAACTACATCGTCGGCGAGTGCCGACCCAAGGGGTGA
- a CDS encoding DUF58 domain-containing protein, with the protein MLRGFSRAVSSRLRAMPGYEVAARWLGVLTPVGWSVSAALVAGVVASVVFGWIEGFIVAVMGLVGLAVAIASVASPSPLSVSLRMASDRIVAGQVAVGRVRVLNESARRSGATLVEVAIGRGSGEFMVPPIAGNGTWNEAFSVMTKRRGVILVGPARTVRMDGLGLLRRVREWDEPILVHVHPPTVRFSFDATGMQMDVEGVASEKLTSSDVSFHALRDYEPGDDRRSVHWPSTARYGRLIVRQFEETHRSHHMVVLDTRIDSWDRRSFETAVSVAASLAIAGSGEARTVSMHTADEWIPTSRPVAMLDALSEMETSTRSDFAGVVRRCVMERGGISVLSIVVGESVDDEEAARLANIAPIDVSVSVIRVVPGRARRRRKITRGVIIDCPSLEDLPMLVSRGVSV; encoded by the coding sequence ATGCTCCGCGGCTTCTCGCGCGCGGTGAGCTCGCGCCTGCGCGCGATGCCCGGATACGAGGTGGCGGCGCGCTGGCTCGGGGTGCTGACGCCGGTGGGTTGGTCCGTGAGCGCGGCCCTCGTCGCCGGCGTCGTGGCCTCGGTGGTCTTCGGATGGATCGAGGGCTTCATCGTGGCGGTGATGGGCCTGGTCGGCCTCGCCGTGGCGATCGCGTCGGTGGCCTCGCCCTCGCCCCTGTCCGTGTCGCTGCGCATGGCCAGCGACAGGATCGTCGCGGGCCAGGTGGCGGTTGGACGGGTTCGGGTGCTCAACGAGTCGGCGCGCCGCTCGGGGGCGACGCTGGTCGAGGTCGCGATCGGGCGAGGCAGCGGTGAGTTCATGGTCCCCCCGATCGCAGGAAACGGGACCTGGAACGAGGCGTTCTCCGTCATGACCAAGCGCCGCGGGGTCATCTTGGTGGGTCCCGCGCGTACCGTGCGCATGGACGGGCTGGGCCTGCTGCGCCGCGTGCGCGAGTGGGACGAGCCGATCCTCGTGCACGTGCACCCGCCGACGGTGCGTTTCTCCTTCGATGCGACGGGCATGCAGATGGATGTCGAGGGCGTGGCCAGCGAGAAGCTGACCAGCTCGGACGTGTCCTTTCATGCCCTGCGCGACTACGAGCCGGGGGATGACCGCCGCTCCGTTCACTGGCCGTCAACGGCTCGCTACGGGCGCCTGATCGTGCGCCAGTTCGAGGAGACCCACCGCTCCCACCACATGGTGGTGCTGGACACGAGGATTGACTCGTGGGATCGACGTTCCTTCGAGACGGCCGTGTCAGTGGCCGCGTCCCTGGCGATCGCCGGATCGGGTGAGGCGCGCACCGTGTCGATGCACACGGCGGACGAGTGGATTCCCACGAGCAGGCCCGTGGCGATGCTCGACGCGCTCTCGGAGATGGAGACCTCGACGCGATCGGACTTCGCCGGGGTGGTTCGCCGCTGCGTGATGGAGCGAGGCGGAATCTCGGTCCTGTCCATCGTGGTGGGCGAGAGCGTGGATGACGAGGAGGCGGCGCGCCTGGCCAACATCGCGCCGATCGACGTGTCCGTGTCCGTCATTCGTGTTGTGCCCGGTCGGGCGAGGAGGCGCCGGAAGATCACGCGCGGCGTGATCATCGACTGCCCGTCGCTGGAGGACCTTCCAATGCTGGTCTCGCGGGGGGTGTCGGTGTGA
- a CDS encoding transglutaminase-like domain-containing protein, which yields MGASARRAAMPSWSLAVLALLFVGPVASFEAVFGAGQGAIAAAAGVAVGLALAWAAFRWRWDLLSITAGVVASYFLFGGAAALRETTRWGVIPTSRTIQTLVIGAVESWKDLLTLTPPAASYVGPALVPWMTCLVCSAVAGVVTVRFGHPMWGSVALVVAGGVATMWGPTAKAPGIVFVAVWWLGLIIWWSWASAITRARSGADIVIGMASSTTSASTTMGGSSRQVVHVWWRVGMGALMVAVMAAAAIPAGALLGPAASDRLVGRDFVEPPVDAREYPSPLSSYRHYNKDLENDSLIRVSNMPKESRVRLGAMDVYDGTTFGMGVANEDGTAGYRRVGSTIPGRSADTAQTETSVSTSGLLGPWVPTIGEVSVLRFDPANAESAAQQKGLNYDLWAETALTTGPAGQMNYSLSTSMPRAHEDPEYASVDAQRYAGGDTNVPKDVDTLASEHSSTARSDLEKARAIESYLHTEGFYSNEDTIDSRPGSSQDRIQRMIGADILVGDDEQYATLMALMLHSQGIAARVVMGAYREGASGSVDLTGSDMHAWVEVEFPGVGWATFDPTPPRDQQPTTKINKPKSVPKPQVLQPPEPPEPPVELPPATRDQATDPQDPSGLHIPWMLIGSVSLSVLVLLGPVLLVLLLKARRRSVRRRLGAAQAVRGSWDELVDTAIDSGLVVESHLTRQEVAWALASQWSPEQEQEQAEGGEPGQDTQAGKGRKPRAARKRSAADVRVPGWSLFSGKVPRVVTVARRADVADFASGGAREEDAERAWSDVDELRRQWASSVSVLARVRAALSLKSLRWRRRARRQAASGRTRRPLASRLAGTRKGKR from the coding sequence ATGGGTGCGTCGGCTCGCCGCGCCGCCATGCCCTCGTGGTCCCTGGCCGTCCTTGCGCTCCTGTTCGTCGGGCCGGTCGCCTCCTTCGAGGCGGTGTTCGGCGCAGGCCAGGGGGCCATCGCGGCCGCCGCGGGTGTCGCCGTGGGCCTGGCGCTCGCGTGGGCAGCCTTCCGGTGGCGCTGGGATCTCCTGTCCATCACGGCCGGCGTCGTGGCCTCGTACTTCCTGTTCGGCGGGGCGGCGGCGCTGCGCGAGACGACCCGTTGGGGCGTGATTCCCACCTCCCGCACCATCCAGACTCTCGTGATCGGCGCGGTCGAGTCGTGGAAGGATCTGTTGACGCTCACCCCGCCCGCGGCCTCGTACGTGGGGCCGGCGCTGGTGCCGTGGATGACGTGCCTGGTGTGTTCGGCCGTCGCGGGCGTCGTGACGGTGCGCTTCGGGCACCCCATGTGGGGGTCCGTGGCCCTGGTCGTCGCCGGCGGGGTCGCGACCATGTGGGGTCCCACCGCCAAGGCGCCGGGCATCGTCTTCGTGGCCGTGTGGTGGCTTGGCCTGATCATCTGGTGGTCGTGGGCCTCGGCGATCACGAGGGCCCGTTCGGGCGCGGACATCGTCATCGGCATGGCCTCGTCGACCACGTCGGCGTCGACGACGATGGGAGGGTCCTCCCGCCAGGTCGTGCACGTGTGGTGGCGCGTGGGCATGGGCGCGCTGATGGTCGCCGTGATGGCGGCGGCCGCGATCCCCGCGGGCGCTCTCCTGGGGCCAGCGGCCTCGGATCGCCTGGTGGGGCGCGACTTCGTGGAGCCTCCCGTGGACGCCCGCGAGTACCCCTCGCCGCTGTCGAGCTACCGCCACTACAACAAGGACTTGGAGAACGATTCCCTGATCCGCGTGTCCAACATGCCCAAGGAGTCGCGCGTGCGCCTGGGCGCCATGGACGTCTACGACGGGACGACCTTCGGGATGGGGGTGGCCAACGAGGACGGCACGGCCGGATACCGGCGCGTGGGTTCGACGATCCCCGGCCGCAGCGCCGACACGGCGCAGACCGAGACGAGCGTGTCCACCTCCGGGCTGCTGGGGCCGTGGGTGCCCACGATCGGCGAGGTGTCCGTCCTGCGCTTCGATCCGGCGAACGCGGAGTCGGCCGCCCAGCAGAAGGGCCTGAACTACGACCTGTGGGCCGAGACCGCGCTCACGACCGGCCCCGCGGGCCAGATGAACTACTCGCTGAGCACGTCGATGCCGCGCGCCCACGAGGACCCGGAGTACGCCAGCGTGGACGCGCAGCGCTACGCGGGCGGAGACACGAACGTCCCGAAGGACGTGGATACCCTGGCCTCCGAGCACTCCTCGACGGCGCGCTCGGACCTGGAGAAGGCGCGCGCGATCGAGTCCTACCTGCACACGGAGGGCTTCTACTCCAACGAGGACACGATCGACTCGCGCCCGGGTTCGTCCCAGGATCGCATTCAGCGCATGATCGGGGCGGACATACTGGTCGGGGACGACGAGCAGTACGCGACCCTGATGGCGCTCATGCTTCACTCCCAGGGGATCGCCGCCCGCGTCGTCATGGGCGCGTATCGCGAGGGCGCCTCGGGCAGCGTGGACCTGACGGGCTCCGACATGCACGCCTGGGTCGAGGTGGAGTTCCCGGGCGTGGGTTGGGCGACCTTCGACCCGACGCCTCCGCGCGACCAGCAGCCCACCACGAAGATCAACAAGCCTAAGTCGGTGCCCAAGCCGCAGGTTCTGCAGCCGCCCGAGCCTCCGGAGCCGCCGGTGGAGCTGCCCCCCGCCACGCGCGACCAGGCCACCGACCCGCAGGATCCGAGCGGGCTGCACATCCCGTGGATGCTGATCGGCTCGGTGTCCCTGTCCGTCCTGGTGCTGCTCGGACCCGTCCTGTTGGTTCTCCTGCTCAAGGCCCGCCGCCGCTCGGTGCGCCGCCGGCTGGGGGCCGCGCAGGCGGTGCGTGGGTCGTGGGATGAGCTGGTGGACACCGCGATCGACTCCGGTCTGGTGGTCGAGTCGCACCTGACCCGCCAGGAGGTCGCGTGGGCGCTGGCCTCGCAGTGGAGCCCCGAGCAGGAGCAAGAGCAGGCTGAGGGAGGCGAGCCCGGCCAGGACACGCAGGCGGGCAAGGGCCGCAAGCCGCGGGCGGCCCGCAAGCGTTCGGCGGCGGACGTGCGCGTGCCCGGCTGGTCGCTGTTCTCCGGCAAGGTGCCCCGCGTCGTCACGGTGGCCCGCCGGGCCGATGTCGCCGACTTCGCCTCGGGCGGGGCGCGCGAGGAGGACGCCGAGCGGGCGTGGAGCGACGTCGATGAGCTGCGTCGGCAGTGGGCGTCGTCGGTGTCCGTGTTGGCGCGCGTGCGCGCCGCCCTGTCGCTGAAGTCGCTGCGCTGGCGTCGCCGGGCGCGCCGCCAGGCTGCCTCGGGTCGTACGCGCCGTCCGCTGGCCTCGAGGTTGGCGGGCACGAGGAAAGGGAAACGCTGA